A genomic stretch from Mycobacterium paraterrae includes:
- a CDS encoding phosphodiester glycosidase family protein: protein MRAEGATVPNLVAAFRRITACCASGALCWALATGTGPPIARAEARELLASAIANTQGSYLVYNFGGGHPAPMLNAAGNWYDGSGGGHLMIIKAASQRLEPHLLVDSHQGYQSRCERNPHARTSDGLMQASETYAPVQAWQALGKPTIAINANFFDIRGQKGGSWRSTGCSSPLGAYVDNTRGQGRANQAVTGTIPYAGKQGLSGGNENWSALATMVLPKHGAPSVLWPRGGRDGHDYDAATAAVTGLVDRGDPFVAVSGLGLLSPGNTGQLNDGGPSAARTALAYSKPRDELYVFQGGSYTPDNIQDLFRGLGSDTAVLLDGGGSSAIVLRRDTGGMWAGAGVPKGNCDTYEVLCDAHERALPGWLAFN, encoded by the coding sequence CGACCGGCACCGGCCCGCCGATTGCCCGCGCCGAAGCCCGCGAACTGCTGGCCAGCGCCATCGCGAATACCCAAGGTTCCTATCTGGTCTACAACTTCGGCGGCGGTCACCCGGCGCCGATGCTCAACGCCGCCGGCAATTGGTACGACGGCAGCGGCGGAGGTCATCTGATGATCATCAAGGCCGCCTCGCAACGGCTGGAGCCGCATCTGCTGGTGGACAGCCACCAGGGCTATCAGTCGCGCTGCGAACGTAATCCGCATGCCCGCACCAGCGACGGGTTGATGCAGGCCTCGGAAACTTACGCCCCGGTGCAGGCGTGGCAGGCGCTGGGCAAGCCGACGATCGCCATCAACGCCAACTTCTTCGACATTCGCGGCCAGAAGGGCGGCTCGTGGCGCTCGACCGGATGCAGCTCGCCACTGGGCGCCTACGTCGACAACACCCGCGGGCAAGGCCGGGCCAATCAGGCTGTCACCGGCACCATCCCCTACGCCGGTAAGCAGGGATTGTCCGGTGGCAACGAGAACTGGAGTGCGCTGGCCACCATGGTGTTACCCAAACACGGTGCTCCGTCGGTGTTGTGGCCGCGTGGTGGTCGCGACGGACACGATTACGACGCCGCCACCGCGGCCGTCACCGGCCTGGTCGACCGGGGCGACCCCTTCGTCGCCGTGAGCGGGTTGGGATTGCTGTCGCCGGGAAACACCGGTCAGCTCAACGACGGCGGCCCCAGCGCGGCGCGCACCGCGCTGGCGTATTCCAAGCCGCGCGACGAGCTTTACGTGTTCCAGGGTGGTAGCTATACGCCAGACAACATCCAGGACCTGTTTCGCGGCCTCGGCAGCGACACCGCGGTGCTGCTTGACGGTGGCGGCTCGTCGGCCATCGTGCTGCGTCGCGACACCGGAGGGATGTGGGCCGGAGCCGGTGTGCCGAAAGGTAATTGCGACACGTACGAGGTGCTGTGCGACGCGCACGAGCGGGCACTGCCCGGCTGGCTGGCGTTCAACTAG